A single genomic interval of Nonomuraea rubra harbors:
- a CDS encoding alpha/beta hydrolase: protein MRVEFTADGLTLAGDLRVPDGVGPWPALVFTGPFTGVRDQVTGLYAARLAERGYATLAFDHRNWGESEGRPRRHEDPQGKLHDLRAAVSFLRSRPEVDRERIGAVGICLGGGYALKFAAFDPRVKAFAAIAGAYNNPYAMRGADLAPYLDVLERQDLGGPVEYLPAVAEQGEAAMPGDEPYAYYGGERGASPHWSNEVTRASVLELLTMDNMTGSDFLSPKPALIVHGLVDRFCPPEGAEEVFKRLDQPKKIVWVDAKQHIDLYDREPYVTQAVDATADFLGEHL from the coding sequence ATGAGAGTGGAATTCACGGCTGACGGCCTCACGCTGGCCGGCGACCTGCGGGTGCCGGACGGCGTGGGGCCGTGGCCCGCGCTGGTGTTCACCGGGCCGTTCACCGGAGTGCGTGACCAGGTCACGGGCCTGTACGCGGCCCGGCTGGCCGAGCGGGGCTATGCCACGCTGGCCTTCGACCACCGCAACTGGGGCGAGTCGGAAGGGCGGCCGCGCCGCCACGAGGACCCGCAGGGCAAGCTGCACGACCTGCGGGCGGCGGTGTCGTTCCTGCGGTCGCGGCCCGAGGTGGACCGTGAACGGATCGGGGCGGTGGGGATCTGCCTCGGCGGGGGATACGCGCTCAAGTTCGCCGCCTTCGACCCCCGGGTGAAGGCGTTCGCGGCGATCGCCGGGGCGTACAACAATCCCTACGCGATGCGCGGCGCGGACCTGGCGCCCTACCTGGACGTGCTGGAGCGGCAGGACCTGGGCGGGCCGGTCGAGTACCTGCCGGCGGTCGCCGAGCAGGGCGAGGCCGCGATGCCCGGCGACGAGCCGTACGCGTACTACGGCGGCGAGCGCGGCGCGTCCCCGCACTGGTCGAACGAGGTGACCAGGGCCAGCGTGCTGGAGCTGCTCACCATGGACAACATGACGGGCAGCGACTTCCTGTCGCCGAAGCCGGCGCTGATCGTGCACGGGCTGGTGGACCGGTTCTGCCCGCCGGAAGGGGCCGAGGAGGTGTTCAAGCGGCTCGACCAGCCGAAGAAGATCGTCTGGGTGGACGCCAAGCAGCACATCGACCTCTACGACCGCGAGCCGTACGTCACGCAGGCCGTGGACGCGACCGCGGACTTCCTGGGCGAGCACCTCTGA
- a CDS encoding NAD(P)/FAD-dependent oxidoreductase, which translates to MDPLKALADAERKPYWLDSPARPEPQPRLFGHTTADLVVVGGGFSGLWTALMAKERDPSLDVVLLEGRRIGWAATGRNGGFCMATLTHGLANGLERWPEEIDRLERMGVENLDEIERTLERYGVDCSFERTGELHVATEEWQLDGLNEHLDLISDLGLDYLPLDREQVRAEVNSPTYLGGLWERSGCAMLDPARLVWGLRDACLRLGVRVHERTPVRSMADDGTTITLRTPHGTVGARQVALGTGVFPPLLRRLKHFVVPVYDYVLMTEPLTEAQLDAVGWRNRQGVGDSGNQFHYYRLTDDNRILWGGYDAVYYNGGLVKPEYDQRDETFVKLARHFYDTFPQLDGVRFTHRWGGVIDTCSRFSAFYGQAHGGRLVYAAGYTGMGVGATRFGANVMLDLLSGKPTDRTELRMVKEKPMPFPPEPVRSGVIQFTRWSIAQADQHQGRRNLWLRALDRMGLGFDS; encoded by the coding sequence GTGGATCCGCTGAAGGCGCTGGCTGACGCGGAGCGCAAGCCGTACTGGCTGGACAGCCCGGCCAGACCCGAGCCGCAACCGCGGCTCTTCGGACACACCACCGCCGACCTGGTCGTCGTCGGCGGCGGCTTCTCGGGGCTCTGGACGGCCCTGATGGCCAAGGAGCGCGACCCCTCGCTGGACGTCGTCCTGCTGGAGGGCCGCAGGATCGGCTGGGCGGCCACCGGCCGCAACGGCGGCTTCTGCATGGCGACCCTCACCCACGGCCTGGCCAACGGGCTGGAGCGGTGGCCCGAGGAGATCGACCGGCTCGAACGCATGGGCGTCGAGAACCTCGACGAGATCGAGCGCACGCTGGAGCGCTACGGCGTCGACTGCTCGTTCGAACGCACCGGCGAGCTGCACGTGGCCACCGAGGAGTGGCAGCTCGACGGCCTCAACGAACACCTCGACCTGATCTCCGACCTCGGCCTCGACTACCTGCCGCTGGACCGGGAGCAGGTGCGGGCCGAGGTGAACTCGCCCACCTACCTCGGCGGGCTCTGGGAGCGCAGCGGCTGCGCCATGCTGGACCCGGCCCGGCTGGTGTGGGGGCTGCGGGACGCGTGCCTGCGGCTCGGCGTACGCGTCCACGAGCGCACCCCGGTCCGCTCGATGGCCGACGACGGCACGACGATCACCCTGCGCACGCCGCACGGCACGGTGGGCGCGCGCCAGGTGGCACTGGGCACCGGGGTCTTCCCGCCGCTGCTGCGGCGGCTGAAGCACTTCGTGGTCCCGGTGTACGACTACGTGCTGATGACCGAGCCCCTGACCGAGGCCCAGCTCGACGCGGTGGGCTGGCGCAACCGGCAGGGCGTGGGAGACTCGGGCAACCAGTTCCACTACTACCGGCTGACCGACGACAACCGGATCCTGTGGGGCGGCTACGACGCCGTCTACTACAACGGGGGCCTGGTCAAGCCGGAGTACGACCAGCGCGACGAGACGTTCGTCAAGCTCGCGCGGCACTTCTACGACACCTTCCCGCAGCTCGACGGGGTGCGGTTCACCCACAGGTGGGGTGGCGTGATCGACACGTGCAGCCGGTTCAGCGCCTTCTACGGGCAGGCGCACGGCGGCCGGCTCGTCTACGCCGCCGGCTACACCGGCATGGGCGTCGGCGCCACCCGGTTCGGCGCGAACGTCATGCTGGACCTGCTGTCGGGCAAGCCCACCGACCGCACCGAGCTGCGCATGGTGAAGGAGAAGCCGATGCCGTTCCCGCCCGAGCCGGTGCGGTCGGGGGTGATCCAGTTCACCCGCTGGTCGATCGCGCAGGCCGACCAGCACCAGGGCCGGCGCAACCTGTGGCTGCGCGCGCTCGATCGCATGGGCCTCGGGTTCGACTCGTAG